In the Leptospiraceae bacterium genome, one interval contains:
- a CDS encoding adenine phosphoribosyltransferase, with amino-acid sequence MSIVKSKIRTIPDWPKPGVMFRDITSLLIDPEGLRLIIGSFVARYQNKGITKVAGIEARGFIPAAAVAFQLGVGFVPIRKKGKLPAETIAEEYALEYGTDQVEIHKDAVVEGDNVLLMDDLIATGGTLGAAVKLIQKLGGKVHEAAVIINLPDLGGVKKIESESNISVYALCEFEGH; translated from the coding sequence ATGTCCATAGTAAAATCTAAAATCAGAACTATACCTGATTGGCCAAAGCCTGGAGTAATGTTTAGAGACATTACTTCTCTACTCATTGATCCGGAAGGACTTCGCCTAATAATAGGTAGTTTCGTCGCAAGATACCAGAATAAGGGAATCACAAAAGTGGCAGGAATAGAAGCGAGAGGTTTTATACCTGCGGCTGCTGTAGCATTTCAATTGGGTGTTGGGTTTGTTCCTATTAGAAAAAAAGGGAAACTCCCGGCAGAAACTATTGCAGAAGAGTATGCCTTGGAGTATGGGACAGATCAAGTCGAGATTCATAAAGATGCAGTTGTGGAAGGTGATAATGTACTTTTGATGGATGATCTGATCGCTACAGGTGGGACGTTAGGCGCTGCTGTTAAACTAATTCAGAAATTAGGTGGGAAAGTGCATGAGGCTGCAGTAATTATTAATTTGCCTGACCTTGGTGGGGTTAAGAAAATTGAATCTGAGTCCAATATAAGCGTATATGCGTTATGTGAATTTGAAGGGCACTAA